In Astyanax mexicanus isolate ESR-SI-001 chromosome 7, AstMex3_surface, whole genome shotgun sequence, the genomic stretch TCTTTATATGGTTGCTGGAAACGTAATTTAGGTGTCAAATGCGTCTTATCAAACTTATGCacacagaagaaaaataaatgttgtttattCTGGGTGACAAACAGCAGTGCTGATCTGCCCACACACATCCTTGCCTCTCTGTATCTGCTGACTTAAACACGTTGTTTTGTATTTCATTAATCGCGTGGTCTGCTGAGCCTCATGTTCCCACCTGCAttcacagtttaaactgcagagcactGTGGACAGAGGCAATGCACTGACAAGATGCAGAAGATTCAGttataggttgccaggtctgtatagtaCACTCAGAGGGGGATTGGtagttgaatacagaaccctcactgggggATTTCTGACAGTAGTCCTAAGGTCTGAAaagactcatgtgagatcattcAGGAGAGAAGTTGTTGTAATCATAAGGCTCTGTGTGGTCCAGCTGACTAAGGCGCCgtcactatgatctggagattgctggttaaaatgtagtttgccatcagctaccggagctcttgctctctctgggtgggtagatgacactctctcccctcatggtagggtgatgtcgatcagcacaaggcatctgtaagcCGATGTATCGCAAAGaagtcgctgcgctgtcctctgagcatgctggttaattggcaatgctgcatcagataCAATGGatacaagagaccacttaaaaatggtgagtttctttgattttaccaaattaaaaacctctggaaaataatcaagaggaagatggatcaagaagccatcaaaccaaactgaattgcttgaatttttgcaccaggagtaaaggcataaagttatccaaaagcagtgtgtaaaactggtggaggagaacatgccaagatgcataaaactgtgaaagaaaaacagggttattacacaaaatattgatttctgaactcttaaaactttatgaatatgaacttgttttctttgcatcatttcatgtctgaaggctctgctcttttttttattatttcagccgtttctcattttctaaatgtctaaatgtcaatatttttatttggaatttgggagaaatgttgactgtagtttatataataaaacaacaatgtttattttactcaaacatatacctataaatagctaaattacagtaactgattcagaaactgaagttgtctcttgttttttttttctaatgaaatGTTTTCTGACAATTTCTGACAATAAAAGCACTTCAATAACGCAGTTAACTTCTTTACAAATGTTTTATCTCACACTGAAAACAGAAACTTACTCAGGCAAATGATGGATTTGATACTCTTAGCCTCCCCACAGGCGGACAGGGAGTCAGCTATGACCGTGCTGCACTTGGCGCAGTGTAGAACACAGCACCGCTCATAGTCCACCGTGTGCTCCCCCGGCTCCTCCACAGCTCTCAGCTGCTCCACAACTACGCTGCTCTGGGTGCTATCGCAGTCATAGCTGTCCGTTAGGAAACTGGGCTTTCTGTGAGACATTTTCTACACTGGCGAGAATTTACACCGTGCTAaacaaccaaaacacacacagctctcactcTAACAAACAGTGTGATGATAGACTCCGCCCATGTTCAGGCTACGAACCAATCAGCGCTACAAACATGTTACCGTCTCCAGCGCTCCTAGCCAATCAGGAAACGAGGTGGCAAAATTTGAACTGTGGTTTTCAACCGACGCAGGCGCGTTCTCCCTTCAGTCACCCACCTAAAGAAACGCGTTTGGTTCGGTCTTGGACATACTGCGaccgtttctctctctttttgtttgtttgtatcgTCTACATTGTCTAGATTTGGTCTTGGAGATGGATTTGGACTCCCTCAAATATGGAGACCTGCAGCAGCTCGCCAAAAGCGTTGGTTTGAAAGCTAACATGAAGGTGAGGCCGACATATATGTACGTTAACACTAATTTAGTTAGGGGCAGCTAGCTAACTGAGTTCGTTGTATAGCTTTCCGCTATAGGTTATTTCAGGTCCACCTTAACTGCTGCACGGCGTGGTCTGGCCCACATAAACATACAGTGTAGGTTAATGATGCTAACTGTGCACGTTTTAAGGTAGCAGGCTAGAATTCAAGGTTCAATTCAAGATTCATTAGCTTGCTAGTTAACCTATGTTTAAACTTATCTAACGTATTTAGCTAGGTTGGCTAATCTTTGTTTTTATATGGCTGTTCTAGTTATTAAAAATAAGTAGATTAAGCTATTTATTTAAGGCATATTTATAAGCGCAGACAATTGTTTCTGTGGCTGTGCGATATAAAAGCACTATTGCAATCAATACCAGGATATTTCACGGTGGTTTTGCGATAAATATATTATTGGCAGTAtgtcaaaacactgaaaaaataataaatacatttaattaaattcaacaaCCTACAGTCGTAACAAAGTACCTGTAAGTTATTATACGTAATACAAATATTATTGGTAGTATGTCAACACTGAATCTACTGCTGTAACAAAATAGATGTTACatgttaaattattaattactGTAAGTATAAGGGTTTAAATTATTTAGTTGAAACAAATAGTATGtaaaaacagtaacttaccaagacttttAATATAATAgtagttattgttattgttattattgtagcAAAATATACTGCTTTCAAGAATTGTGACATTTATCACAAATGTTTGGTGATGATATTGTGTaccatatgatacgatatggcacacccctagttgagaatatttagtgcatgactATACACTGCAAACGTAAGATTTAATGCTTCTAATACTCCCAAAGCTACAATGTCCCACTGCCACTGCTGATTTATTTATCCCCTTAATACCTTAAGCTAAATGTCTTATTATTCAGCATTAATTCTAATGTAAAATCTGTTGTGGTAGTATATATAAGGTTTATAAAATCTTGTAGTATTGCACAGGGTATTATTTTGGctcctaaaatgtatttttatcatGGCAGTTATTTAATAAAGAGAGTAAATCAGTGTGAGATTGCTCCTCTTtttcccttcccttcccttctcAGATAAATGGAACCAAACCTatccatgtgtttttcttttagGCTGAGAAGTTGCTGAAGGCCCTGAAGCAGCACTTTGAGCAACAAGAGAGCTCAGAGAATGTGAGTCCCCCAATTTCATTACACACCTTTTACAGCcttttaagtttgtggtttttAGGTTTCAGGTGAAATACAGATATTTAAGCATTTTCCAGTTTGTCACCAGATTTTACCTGTGATATAATGTTCCTTTGGTAGACATGTCATGGAGAGTTTTAAATTCTCTTGGGTctccaagtttaaaaaaaaaaaaaaaagtttaataaaatcaTATATTTGATATTGCACATACTGCAATGCAATGTGACTCTTGTTTTATACAAATAAGTTCTTGTTTTAAAACATAAGTGTGGCTataaatctcatattataaatgcattacatCCCTCAGGCAAATAATGTTGATGCTCAGGCAGAGGATGAGGTCAAGTCCTCAAATGTGACCAAGCGCCGCAGGAAGAGTGAAAGCATGAAGAGGAAGCATTCTGACCAGGGCAGTACAGACAATGAGCCCAAAGTGGAAGTGAGCCCAGCCCAGGTAAGTCATATCATTAACAACCTCGGTTATGTTAAAAAACAAACAGTTCatcgtgtttaaaaaaaaaaatcaccagaaaCATTTAACCATTTTTAGGACAATGCTGAGCTTCATGATGCAGAGCAGGGCAGAAGAAGCTCAAAAAGGAGAAAAGTGTCTTCAACTAAGGGCACAGAGACTCCGGCTGTAGCTGAGGATCCCAAGGAGAGCAAAGCAGACGCAAAACCAAAGTCTGTTAATGTTACTCAGCAGGCTGCTCAAGGTATGCATTTGCCAGTACATTCATTCTAAACATCAAACTTTAATTATGCTGTCTACAGGTAACTCATTTTATATATCCACAGTCTTAACTCCATAGATAATAATTCATATGATTTTATTTGTTTGaatatttttgttattgttgtattatttcaTGAAAGTCATGTCAGTTTAATGTAAAAGGAAATTTACAATCAAACTCATATTTTGATAGTATGTAAAAGATGCGCTTAAGCTTAAAGAGCACTAGTTGAGAGTGAAGGATTTGGGAGCACAGATGCACTCAGTTTTTTGGCTGTGCTAACCGTTTTTGGAAATTATTGGAGGAAAACTGTAAAAAGAGGAATTTGGATTTGCATTTTCTTATGTGaagagttgttgttgttgttaaatgTGTCTACTACTTTTCTTGAGTGCCTCCTATTTCCTGAATGACACACATACTGGATCTGCTGCTATAACATGTATGAATAGTTTGAATGCTTTTAAGGGTTGTTTTGTTTTCCACAGGTGTGGAAAAGAAGACTGCTGGCAGAATTCCTCGTCATGAGGGTCTGTTGAAGAAGACGAAGGCACCTCTGAGACCGACCACTCCTAGTAAAGTTTAATTTTCTGTCTGTTAGGGTTGGGCAGTATGATGGCATTTATTATTGGGGTAAATTGTAATTGTATGACTTCGGGAATTCAGAAAAACTGCATGTTTTATTGCAGTAAGTGCTTAATTAGACTAATTTAGTTAATTGCACTTGTGCAGGGCTGTATATTATGCTATGGGgcaattttaattataatttcacTTAATATCCATCTTTTTCATTGACACTTGTCCAGTTTTAGTTTCCAATGCATTTTTGTGAGATCGACCTGTTatctgatttttattattttatgtagagCAAAAATCAGCTACTAATCACATTACTAAATACTAATGCACAtgattgttaatattattgttttgtgtatatataatggCCAAAACATTCCAGGATCCAGAATCCTGAATGCATGCAGATACCAAAGCCCAATTTACAAGTTATGTTGATCATGAATATACTTCTAAATGTAAAAGCAAACCGAGGGAACACAAGAGAGAGTCTTCATAGACAATCCAGGCATGTGCATGTGAAAGATGGTAATAGacacatatataaaatgtataaggaTAGCAAGATCAGGTTCTGTGTTTCagctgtgttgtgttggtgttctGGTCATTGTGCTTTAcataatgtattttgtatttgttactTTAGACTTTAAGAAACTCCATGAGGCACACTTCAATAAGATGGAGTCTATCGACTCTTACGTACAGAGGAAAAACAAGCAGATGGATGCTCTCAGAAGCTCTGTTAAGGAACTAAAGGTACATTTGATTGATTTGTGAGTGTATTTAGCTTTTAAGTTAAAGCATGTGGGTTAAGCATCTGTAAATAGTAAAGTAGTGATGTATTAAGGGTGTGCATTAATTTCAGGCACAATCTGAAAACAGTGCAAAGAAACCTGGTGATGCGAAGATTCAGGCTGTGAGTAAAAAGTTGCTTTAGATTAGTTTGTAATTTGTAAAACCAGTCTTGAGCTGTAAAAGGGACTCAAAAATACATGTTCATTTGCAGAAGCCGCCTGCCAGTCGTGCAACATTGTTTAGCCCGGGCCTACAGGAGAGGAAACCAACTTCAGAGAAACGCAGGTTCACCCCAATCCTGGTCAACAGATCTGCAAAAAAGAACAGTGTCCCCTTCAGGCCAGCTGTCCTTTCAGTCAACAAAATCAATGTCAGGTAAGATGCAGACAGTATTTGGAAATGGTCGTTTGATTCCTTCATGTGATATTTAGGGGTAAATATGAGGTTTTAGGTcgaaaattactttatttaaaactatttatccCATCCACATAACAGATGTAGGTAAAGTGAAGTAAAAAGAAACTTTCTTTTTCAGGTTTTCTGAGGCCACGCAGGACAATGAGCACAAGCGTTCTTTGGTGAAGACTCCAGCTAGGATGTCTCCTATGGTTCCCTTCACTCCCACTCCTGGCAGGAAGTCTGATGTTCGCACCAAACCAGAGATTAACAAGAACGCTGCCGCAGTGAACAAAACTCCAGGTAAGAACAATGGAGATAAACGGTGAGCCTTTATGAAGACctaaatatcattgctgtccaatagaaaaacatgcatctcaaaATTTTACAGGAGATTTAGAAAACCTTCTCAACATTTAATGGAAGTCCATTTAAAAAGAGAATTTTCATGTAGTGCTGGgccatactgtaaaaaaaaacatacattattacTTTCTTTAACATACAGGTATATAAAGGAGTGAACTATGAAAGTACTGCCATGTAAACaaattctttacaggtttctgatgGAAGCACAAagctatctactgagattcactctgaCAGCTTcgatatgtaaagatgtacaaccTTGGTTGTCACATTTTGAAAATCCCATTAAAACAGTAActtaaataatcaaattaatttgattaacctcccaaTTTGCATTGGTCCATTCGTCAAGAAATGTTAAGTGTGTACTGGACAGTTtctctgtttaatttatttagcaaCAAAATAGAGAGACTTGAGCATGAGTTCAAGGGTTTTTATTTAGAATGTTTGCTTTCAGTAAAAGAGGTGGAGTAATAGAGCTGACTGTGTATTACCCAGGATATTATTGCACATTTTATATTagtaaagaaaaatgtaaataaatattttccctCTTTGTTTACCATCAGGAGTGACTCCCTTTGTCTTCAGTGGAACAACACCCACTCCATCAACTAACAAGAAAAACGCATTTGATCTGAAAGCCAGCCTCTCTCGACCCCTCACCTACAAGCCTCACACAGGTGAGTGTTCTCAGACATGTGCATGATTTGCCATACTATATAACACAACTAAGAAAACGTGTTCTTTAGGTGCAAAGATGATGACAATATTATGTTACTAATACTGTTGATACTCATTCAGTTTTGATTATGATAATTTACCTATTCCAGTATTATACAATGTTCATAACTCAGGATCAGCGTAAACTGTACATATGATGCACATAACAAACAGCATGTTGTCATTGACCTGTCTACCGGCGAGTAATCTGGTTCAGAAAAGGTCTTATTTCAGCATATCTGCATCTGCAAAGACTCCATATTTACAATAAATCTTAATACTGTATAACTAGAGGTTCTCAAGATTCTATACGCCCTAGATCTCATCACCATTACAAGGGTTTACTCTAGACTTTTTTTGTATTCCCACAGGAAAGCTGAAGCCTTTTGTTGAAACTAAAGAAAACGCAGCCTTAAACAAGTCCCAGACAATTCCATCCCACCAGAAAAATTATAAACAGCACCAGGTGCCGACAAGGTGAGTAAGTCAGTGCAAGTGTGTTAAAACATTCAGCAAAGACTTATGAgcaggctgctgctgccactaGTGGTAATGGATGAAATTTAGTTTCCATATATTGCACATCTGCACAACACTTTCTGGTGTTTTAATTCTCATTGAGATATTTGTGTAAGAATTCCAGCCAACAGTTTGTTTATCAACTGAATTTTCTCCTTTTCTTATGCAGGGAGGAACGGCGCATTAAGCACACACAGGGCAGGAGGCAAAAGAAGGAAACGCTGCTTGATGCCAGGCGTGGTCTTGTTATGACTTAAGgcttcagttttttgtttttctgctttCACTCTGGatacatttttaacattgtttGTCCTTTGTCTTTGTTTAAGAGCTAGTTTTTTTAGATATCCAGCCATTTTCTTAAAAAGTTCTACATCTTTTCTTTTATGTAAATATGCAAGTTGTGGTAAATGAAGATGGTGATAAATGTCAAGGGgtgggaggggaaaaaaaaaagtatggtcCGGTGTAAAATCTGCTTTTTATTTGCTATTAAATGATTTGTTTTGTACATTGTCTGCTTTTTAATAGAGTAAACGTGTATTACATTACGTTTCAGTTGAACAGTCcttatgaatgaataaattaaggtGTTTATTTTGTAGAGAGTCCACCTGCAGCCACCTAGGGGACCTCGGGGTTCCTTTTAAACTTTTCATATGCAAACTCCTCAGTGTGAGCACGGTCAATACACAGAGCAATGAAGTCAATCTCCAACTGAAATGGGCCATCAGCTTTGTCTCCCAGTGTGAAGCCAATATTGTTCACCTGAAAATATGCCCAAAACAATACACAACAGATAGGTGTTAATTTACAGCaataatgactatttacattctTAAATTAGCAATATTTTCAAAATGGTATTCTTTTCTACTGTGGCTTTTAGCTGAGGAATTAGTCCAACAAACCTTGTCCAACCAGAGACAGTGCTGGTCATCTTGTATTCTTCCTCGACTTgagagaaaaaactttgaaaatggaATCTGATAAAACAAAAGAGcacaaaaacagtattaaatttcCTATAGATGCCTGCTTAACCTGAGAAGGAAATTTTTTCTCCATCACTATATTTTGATAAGTTTTTTGATCATGGGTATTTTTAATGTGAACGAAAGGTGTTGGAAACACCTGGTATTATTGGTGCCAATCCCTGGGGGGGGgaaaaaataatcacaatattatGTGACTAAATCCTGGATTAAAAATCAtgataaatatttgtttaaatgctgGCACCCATCTGTATGTTTGGGAATGGGGACCAAAATAATAATGTAGGCACTAGTCCTGTtacagctgcatatatgcccattgaaaattgAATTTTTGATTTATATGGAATgtattttaatacaatgtaaatatattaaagaagcttagttggacgtttgtctcaatttctcttaagtctctgcacagatcatcctCTTACTAGAATAcgtacgtctgctatgttctcgCTTGACTGTGGGCATGatgtgatgtgcaggtgtgatggatcgtataaaccaatagggtgtcagaatggtatatgtttatacttctctacatccattCACAATCTGATTTACACTatttggatggagagatttatctgaataggattttttttatatatttaaatgaaatgagAGTCACGAagctaaagaaataaaatatctGCTAGtcattactccagtaaagtatatataaccaacatttctatttaagtaaGGTAAGGTATTTGTAGTTGACACCTCTGCTCATAGCTCAGTACTCCCTATAGTGAACTATATTAGACACTAGATCTTAGATTATGATATAATTGTACATAATTTTCTTTAAGAAATATTCCATGCTCTGTTTACATCTAGAATCTGCCATTTTGTGACTTGTATATTACACTACTTACGGAATAATGTGTAATTTGGAATTAAacatgtgttttattatttaatagtttGGATGTCTCTCTTTATAAGGTACTAACACCCCAAACAGGGCTTGCAAGCTTATTCAAACATTATCTGCTCTGTGTagataaagttgttttttttttttttaaagcaagatGTTTTAATGAAGTGGCTGGTGAGTGTGAGCATCTTCTGTTTTCACTTTTGCTGTACAAACCTTGACTTCCTGCCAGTACGGACCCCCTCGGGTGTACAGGAAGTAACTGTAAATGTCATTTTTGTTGTGGGAGAAATACATCTCTGCTGAAATGTTAATCATCCAAGGTCTCCCATCTCCACGGAAACGAATGTATAGGGTGTTGAATGTGGACCAATCAAAATGCCTCTTCCTGTCAAATGAGAGCTGTAGGGGAATaagaacacaaatacaaaatcaatatttaatcaatcttttagatattgtaaatgtattattaaataacATTGATATTGTGCTACATACAGGCAGTCATCAAAATGCAATGATGTATCTTGATATATCTAATATGACAACatactttattttttgttacatcaCCCAACATCCCACCACTCATACAAAACAATGCATCCCATCACTAACCAGGGTCTGTTTGGAGCGCAGTGTGCAGTACCCACTGTAACGTGTCTCCCCGTCTCGAGGTGGAACCGAGCACAGGGTCCCGTACAGCATGCAGGTAGTGTTATTTTTCCCCAGCTTCAGGTATGCTTCACTCTGGCCCCCTATTTCTTTGTCTGAGGACACCACCCACTGATCCAGAGACTCTGGCCCCCGGAACTCCCATTGCaccagtgtctgctccagcataTGGTCCAATAAGGGCCGACCCTCAGGCCCCCTCAATCTGCCCACAAACTCATCCTTCAGCAGACCAAAGTGCTTTTGTATACCCTCAACTCCTTTAGAGAAGTCAAAGCGGATCTTCTCCCAGGGCCACCGTTTGTCTGGAGGCTGGCCTGGTCTCTTGTATTCTCCATAGATACTCCTGGTGCTCAGGATGGTTGGATGTGAGAGGCTGGGCTGGAGAAGCTGTCTCCTGAACAGGCCACACACTCCTGCTGGAGTCTGGAGTGTCACCCTGGACACAGCCATGACTGCCAAAGTTTACCTGATGAGCAAACCACAGTCATAATCTTTCAAACACCTTCTAGGAGAAAGAACAAAATAGTtctttggaaaaaatgaaaaaaaaaaaaagtatgtttctAATAAGGGGGAAAAATTATATCAAGATATATTCCTTCATTTAGCTTCAATACATTTGAACACTGCTAttgatatgaaaaataaaaaagccacTGCCTGTGCTGCATGCCAACAGTAGATGACATGGCTTCCTTATATATACACTTTTggtatctttttttgtttctatttccTGTATCTCTCTATCCCCGGACTAcattatcttttttgttttgatCTTTGTTTTTTGACAACGTACATTGAATGTAATGAATGTAGGCCTATCGTTATGCAAAAATATTCAATACAACTCTAGTGTATAACTAAGGACTTTACACACATACTTAAGAAGGCACTTACGCAAAATATGTGGAGCCCAGCTTGTTAAATGTAGGTGATGCGGGTCAACACTGACACTCACAGACACGATAGACACACAATCACAAAATCCACCAGCGGCCGGTTTAAAAGATTATACATAAAGTTCGTATTAATCCACAGTACTATTAAACACGCATAGGATGAAATAAAtaggttaaattaaataaacgctGCATTAGTTCTACACCCTGTGCTCTCTCCTCTAGGCTGCCATTGCGCTCTCCCTCATAAACAGCCCGTACGGAAACACGCTGACGCTGCTCGCGTTCCGAAGTTGCGCAAGTTGCggagtttataaaataaaaattaaaaaaatcttaaatataaacTAACACATATCGCCACTGTCCAACGAAAAACAAGTATCACCACTTTTATAAAtgttaagtttactacatgatttgaaCACAGACacggtcccttacactgtgtcaaaatttcttgatgaatggaccaatagaaattctccaaaattacctgaaataaaccaattttacattgactttcattgaaagt encodes the following:
- the ndufaf1 gene encoding complex I intermediate-associated protein 30, mitochondrial, encoding MAVSRVTLQTPAGVCGLFRRQLLQPSLSHPTILSTRSIYGEYKRPGQPPDKRWPWEKIRFDFSKGVEGIQKHFGLLKDEFVGRLRGPEGRPLLDHMLEQTLVQWEFRGPESLDQWVVSSDKEIGGQSEAYLKLGKNNTTCMLYGTLCSVPPRDGETRYSGYCTLRSKQTLLSFDRKRHFDWSTFNTLYIRFRGDGRPWMINISAEMYFSHNKNDIYSYFLYTRGGPYWQEVKIPFSKFFLSSRGRIQDDQHCLWLDKVNNIGFTLGDKADGPFQLEIDFIALCIDRAHTEEFAYEKFKRNPEVP
- the nusap1 gene encoding nucleolar and spindle-associated protein 1 — translated: MDLDSLKYGDLQQLAKSVGLKANMKAEKLLKALKQHFEQQESSENANNVDAQAEDEVKSSNVTKRRRKSESMKRKHSDQGSTDNEPKVEVSPAQDNAELHDAEQGRRSSKRRKVSSTKGTETPAVAEDPKESKADAKPKSVNVTQQAAQGVEKKTAGRIPRHEGLLKKTKAPLRPTTPNFKKLHEAHFNKMESIDSYVQRKNKQMDALRSSVKELKAQSENSAKKPGDAKIQAKPPASRATLFSPGLQERKPTSEKRRFTPILVNRSAKKNSVPFRPAVLSVNKINVRFSEATQDNEHKRSLVKTPARMSPMVPFTPTPGRKSDVRTKPEINKNAAAVNKTPGVTPFVFSGTTPTPSTNKKNAFDLKASLSRPLTYKPHTGKLKPFVETKENAALNKSQTIPSHQKNYKQHQVPTREERRIKHTQGRRQKKETLLDARRGLVMT